The proteins below are encoded in one region of Chrysemys picta bellii isolate R12L10 chromosome 4, ASM1138683v2, whole genome shotgun sequence:
- the SSRP1 gene encoding FACT complex subunit SSRP1, whose translation MADTLEFNEIYQEVKGSMNDGRLRLSRQGVIFKNSKTGKVDNIQASELAEGIWRRVALGHGLKLLTKNGHVYKYDGFRESEFDKLSEFFKSHYRLELAEKDLCVKGWNWGTVKFGGQLLSFDIGEQPVFEIPLSNVSQCTTGKNEVTLEFHQNDDAEVSLMEVRFYVPPTQEDGVDPVEAFAQNVLSKADVIQATGDAICIFRELQCLTPRGRYDIRIYPTFLHLHGKTFDYKIPYTTVLRLFLLPHKDQRQMFFVISLDPPIKQGQTRYHFLILLFSKDEDISLTLNMNEDEVEKRFEGRLTKNMSGSLYEMVSRVMKALVNRKITVPGNFQGHSGAQCITCSYKASSGLLYPLERGFIYVHKPPVHIRFDEISFVNFARGTTTTRSFDFEIETKQGTQYTFSSIEREEYGKLFDFVNAKKLNIKNRGHKESMPQSYDEYADSDEDQHDAYLERMKEEGKIREENADDSSDESGEETDESFNPGEEDEDVAEEFDSEVSASSDGGSDREEKRKPAKKAKIVKERKPRKKPSESKKGKDPNAPKRPMSAYMLWLNASREKIKSDHPGISITDLSKKAGELWKGMSKEKKEEWDRKAEDAKRDYEKAMKEYSEGGKSESSKKEKSKKKKQQQQQGKGKAERKAAPSKALAKSPAKQLGESFKSKEFVSSEESSGDNKKEDSEEEEIASTPPSLEDSASGSD comes from the exons ATGGCGGACACGCTGGAGTTCAACGAAATATACCAGGAGGTGAAGGGGTCCATG aATGATGGGCGGCTGCGGCTGAGCCGCCAGGGCGTCATCTTCAAGAACAGCAAGACAGGCAAGGTGGACAACATCCAGGCCTCAGAGCTAGCGGAGGGCATCTGGCGCCGGGTGGCACTAGGCCACGGCCTCAAGCTGCTCACCAAGAATGGACACGTCTACAAGTACGACGGCTTCAGGGAATCG GAGTTTGACAAGCTGTCAGAGTTCTTCAAGTCCCATTATCGTCTGGAGCTGGCGGAGAAGGATCTGTGCGTGAAGGGCTGGAACTGGGGGACCGTGAAGTTTGGAG GCCAGCTCCTGTCCTTCGACATCGGGGAGCAGCCCGTGTTCGAGATCCCACTCAGCAACGTGTCCCAGTGCACCACGGGCAAGAATGAGGTGACGCTGGAGTTCCACCAGAACGACGACGCTGAGGTGTCGCTCATGGAGGTGCGCTTCTATGTGCCGCCCACGCAGGAGGACGGCGTGGACCCTGTGGAG GCCTTTGCCCAGAATGTGCTGTCCAAGGCAGACGTGATCCAGGCGACCGGGGATGCCATCTGCATCTTCCGGGAGCTGCAGTGCTTGACGCCACGCGGTCGCTATGACATCCGCATCTACCCCACCTTCCTGCACCTGCACGGCAAGACCTTTGACTACAAGATCCCCTACACCACCGTGTTGCGCCTCTTCCTGCTGCCCCACAAGGACCAGCGCCAGATGTTCTTTGTG ATCAGCCTGGACCCTCCGATCAAGCAGGGCCAGACGCGCTACCACTTCCTGATCCTGCTCTTCTCCAAAGACGAGGACATCTCCCTGACCCTTAACATGAATGA GGATGAGGTGGAGAAGCGCTTCGAGGGCCGACTCACCAAGAACATGTCCGGCTCGCTCTATGAGATGGTCAGTCGGGTCATGAAAGCTCTGGTGAACCGCAAGATCACCGTGCCCGGCAATTTCCAGGG GCACTCGGGAGCCCAGTGCATCACCTGCTCCTACAAGGCCAGCTCGGGGCTGCTCTACCCGCTGGAGCGTGGCTTCATCTATGTGCACAAGCCCCCAGTGCACATTCGCTTCGACGAGATCTCCTTCGTCAACTTCGCCCGcggcaccaccaccacccgctCCTTCGACTTCGAGATCGAGACCAAGCAGGGCACGCAGTACACTTTCAGCAGCATAGAGAG GGAGGAGTATGGGAAGCTGTTTGACTTTGTCAACGCCAAGAAGCTGAACATCAAGAACCGAGGCCACAAGGAG TCCATGCCGCAGAGCTATGATGAATACGCTGACTCTGACGAAGACCAGCATGATGCCTACCTGGAGAGGATGAAGGAGGAGGGAAAGATCCGGGAGGAGAATGCTGATGACAGCAGTGATGAGTCTGGGGAGGAGACTG ATGAGTCGTTTAATCCCGGGGAGGAGGACGAGGATGTCGCAGAAGA GTTCGACAGCGAAGTCTCTGCCAGTAGTGACGGTGGCAGCGACCGCGAGGAAAAGAGGAAGCCAGCCAAGAAAGCCAAGATCGTCAAGGAGCGCAAGCCCCGCAAGAAGCCATCAGAG AGTAAGAAAGGGAAAGACCCCAACGCCCCGAAGAGGCCCATGTCTGCCTACATGCTGTGGCTGAATGCCAGCCGCGAGAAGATCAAGTCAGACCACCCCGGCATCAGCATCACCGACCTGTCCAagaaggctggggagctctggaaGGGCATGTCCAAGGAGAAGAAAGAG GAGTGGGATCGCAAGGCAGAAGATGCCAAGAGGGACTACGAGAAGGCCATGAAGGAGTACAGCGAGGGGGGCAAATCGGAGAGCTCCAAGAA AGAGAAATCCAagaagaagaagcagcagcagcagcaggggaaggggaaagcagAGAGGAAAGCGGCACCGTCCAAGGCCCTCGCCAAGTCCCCCGCCAAGCAGCTGGGTGAGAGCTTCAAGAGCAAGGAGTTTGTCTCCAGTGAGGAGAGCTCTGGTGACAACAAGAAGGAG gacTCCGAGGAGGAGGAAATCGCCAGCACGCCACCCAGCTTGGAGGACTCAGCATCTGGCTCGGATTAG